From the Paraburkholderia sp. PREW-6R genome, one window contains:
- the aceA gene encoding isocitrate lyase, which produces MNRQEQARQLQQQWETDPRWKGVKRSYTAEDVIRLRGSVQVEHTLAKRGAEKLWHSVNTEPFVNSLGALTGNQAMQQVKAGLKAIYLSGWQVAGDANVAGEMYPDQSLYPANSVPLVVKRINNTLTRADQIQWSEGKNPGDEGYIDYFAPIVADAEAGFGGVLNAFELMKAMIEAGAAGVHFEDQLASVKKCGHMGGKVLVPTRENVAKLTAARLAADVSGVPTVLLARTDAEAADLITSDVDENDKPFLTGERTVEGFYRTKPGLEQAISRGLAYAPYADMIWCETGKPDLEFAKKFADAIHKEYPDQLLSYNCSPSFNWKKNLDDATIAKFQRELGAMGYKFQFITLAGFHALNYSMFNLAHGYARNQMTAFVEMQQAEFAAAEKGFTAVKHQREVGTGYFDAVTQTVEREASTTALHGSTEDEQFFDKKVA; this is translated from the coding sequence ATGAACCGCCAGGAACAAGCCAGACAGTTGCAGCAGCAATGGGAAACCGATCCGCGCTGGAAGGGCGTGAAGCGCAGCTATACGGCGGAAGACGTGATCCGTCTGCGCGGTTCGGTGCAGGTCGAGCACACGCTCGCCAAACGCGGCGCGGAGAAGCTGTGGCACAGCGTCAACACGGAACCGTTCGTCAATTCGCTCGGCGCGCTGACCGGCAACCAGGCCATGCAGCAAGTGAAGGCCGGCCTCAAGGCCATCTATCTGTCGGGTTGGCAAGTCGCGGGCGATGCGAATGTCGCCGGCGAAATGTATCCGGACCAGTCACTGTATCCGGCGAACTCGGTGCCGCTCGTCGTGAAGCGCATCAACAACACGCTGACGCGCGCAGACCAGATCCAATGGTCGGAGGGCAAGAATCCGGGCGATGAGGGTTATATCGACTACTTCGCACCGATCGTCGCGGACGCTGAAGCCGGGTTTGGCGGCGTACTGAACGCGTTCGAGCTGATGAAAGCGATGATCGAAGCCGGCGCCGCGGGCGTTCACTTCGAAGACCAGCTCGCTTCGGTGAAAAAATGCGGTCACATGGGCGGCAAGGTGCTGGTGCCGACGCGTGAAAACGTCGCGAAGCTGACCGCCGCGCGTCTTGCCGCCGACGTTTCGGGTGTTCCGACCGTGCTGCTGGCGAGAACGGACGCGGAAGCCGCCGACCTGATCACCTCGGACGTCGATGAAAACGACAAACCGTTCCTGACGGGCGAGCGCACGGTGGAAGGCTTCTATCGCACGAAGCCGGGTCTCGAACAGGCCATTTCGCGCGGCCTCGCCTACGCGCCGTATGCCGACATGATCTGGTGCGAGACCGGCAAGCCGGACCTCGAATTCGCGAAGAAATTCGCCGATGCGATCCATAAGGAGTACCCGGACCAGTTGCTGTCGTACAACTGCTCGCCGTCGTTTAACTGGAAGAAGAATCTGGACGACGCGACGATCGCCAAGTTCCAGCGCGAACTCGGCGCAATGGGCTACAAGTTCCAGTTCATCACGCTGGCCGGCTTCCACGCGCTGAACTACTCGATGTTCAACCTCGCGCACGGCTACGCCCGCAACCAGATGACGGCGTTCGTCGAGATGCAGCAGGCTGAATTTGCAGCGGCCGAAAAGGGTTTCACCGCCGTCAAGCATCAGCGCGAAGTCGGCACGGGCTATTTCGACGCCGTCACGCAAACGGTCGAGCGCGAAGCATCCACCACGGCGCTGCACGGTTCGACGGAAGACGAACAGTTCTTCGACAAGAAGGTCGCCTGA
- a CDS encoding universal stress protein, which translates to MFRHILVPTDGSDLSRKAIDGAIDLAQAVDARITAYACLPQYPYSPFSDVVIEPPSEFLQRSEREARAHLRDVELAAHRVGVTVDSRTSVHPAPYLGIIEAAERGACDVIFMASHGRRGLGSLLIGSETQRVLTHTKIPVIVYR; encoded by the coding sequence ATGTTCAGGCATATCCTGGTTCCGACCGACGGTTCGGATCTGTCGCGCAAGGCTATCGACGGCGCGATCGATCTTGCGCAGGCGGTCGACGCGCGCATTACCGCTTACGCGTGTCTGCCGCAATATCCGTATTCACCGTTTTCCGATGTGGTGATCGAGCCGCCTTCTGAATTCCTGCAACGCAGCGAACGTGAAGCGCGTGCGCATCTGCGGGATGTGGAACTGGCCGCGCACCGTGTCGGCGTGACTGTCGATAGCCGCACGAGTGTGCATCCGGCGCCGTATCTCGGCATCATCGAGGCGGCGGAGCGGGGGGCGTGCGACGTCATCTTCATGGCGTCGCACGGACGGCGCGGGCTGGGCAGTCTGCTCATCGGCAGTGAAACGCAGCGCGTGCTGACGCATACCAAAATTCCGGTAATCGTGTACCGCTGA
- a CDS encoding LysR family transcriptional regulator, translated as MDRFKQIETFVTVAAKGSLSAAALAEGVAPAIIGRRIDALEERLGVKLLVRTTRKITLTFEGSAFLEDCQRVIHDMQNAEASVSAGGVKASGHLRLSAPAGFGRRHVAPLVPAFTVAHPDVSITLDLSDRLVDLVNEGFDCAVRLGELPDSSLVSLRLGENRRVCVASPAYLSRRGAPHTLADLAHHNCLALGASANQQRGWVFQQGDKVVSIKVSGTMECSDGAVLHEWCLEGYGLAWRSWWEVGTDIAAGRLISVLDEFAAPPIGIHAVFPQRRHLPLRVRLFLDFLKHTYGHPSYWA; from the coding sequence ATGGATCGTTTCAAGCAGATCGAAACTTTCGTCACCGTCGCGGCGAAGGGCAGCCTCTCGGCCGCCGCGCTGGCGGAGGGCGTGGCGCCCGCGATCATCGGCCGCCGCATCGACGCGCTCGAAGAGCGTCTCGGCGTCAAACTGCTGGTGCGCACCACACGCAAAATCACGCTGACCTTCGAAGGCTCGGCCTTTCTCGAAGACTGTCAGCGTGTCATTCACGATATGCAGAACGCCGAGGCCAGCGTGTCGGCGGGCGGCGTCAAGGCGAGCGGCCACTTGCGACTGTCGGCGCCGGCGGGCTTCGGGCGGCGCCATGTCGCGCCGCTCGTGCCGGCGTTTACCGTCGCGCATCCGGACGTGTCGATCACGCTCGATCTGTCCGACCGGCTCGTCGATCTGGTCAACGAAGGGTTTGACTGCGCAGTGCGGCTGGGCGAATTGCCGGACTCGTCGCTGGTATCGCTCCGGCTCGGCGAAAACCGCCGGGTATGCGTGGCCTCGCCGGCGTATCTGAGCCGGCGCGGCGCGCCGCATACGCTTGCCGATCTCGCGCATCACAACTGTCTGGCGCTCGGCGCGAGCGCCAACCAGCAGCGCGGCTGGGTTTTCCAGCAGGGCGACAAGGTGGTGTCGATCAAGGTCTCGGGCACGATGGAATGCTCGGACGGCGCGGTATTGCACGAATGGTGTCTGGAAGGCTACGGCCTCGCGTGGCGCTCGTGGTGGGAAGTCGGCACCGACATTGCAGCCGGACGGCTCATCAGTGTGCTCGACGAATTCGCCGCGCCGCCGATCGGCATTCACGCGGTGTTTCCGCAGCGTCGTCACTTGCCCCTGCGCGTTAGACTTTTCCTGGATTTCCTTAAACATACGTACGGCCATCCAAGTTATTGGGCCTGA
- a CDS encoding haloacid dehalogenase type II, with product MSAITTPSPKAVIFDAYGTLFDVHSVVAAAEQLFPGHGDALSQLWRLKQIEYTQLRTLADTGGAHYRPFWDITLDALRFAAKKLHLTLGRSAEKRLMDEYACLSAFPDAVTVLRQLHESASAPLASTDQAHQSRPGLAILSNGNPQMLDIAVKSAGMTGLFDHVLSVDAVRAYKPSPAAYALGTQAFDAPRREIVFVSSNGWDVAGATWFGFTTFWLNRLNAPVEELGVVPHGTGASMSELPAFLTTLASCVKTAGNRTRHSPGA from the coding sequence ATGTCGGCCATAACGACACCTTCCCCAAAAGCAGTCATCTTCGACGCGTACGGCACCCTTTTCGACGTGCATTCGGTGGTCGCTGCCGCAGAGCAGCTGTTCCCCGGCCACGGCGATGCGCTCTCGCAGTTGTGGCGCCTGAAACAGATCGAATACACGCAGTTGCGCACACTTGCCGACACGGGTGGCGCGCACTACCGCCCGTTCTGGGATATCACGCTCGACGCCTTGCGCTTCGCCGCAAAAAAACTGCATCTCACACTGGGCCGCTCGGCAGAAAAACGGCTGATGGACGAGTACGCGTGCCTGTCCGCGTTTCCCGATGCCGTCACCGTGCTGCGTCAATTGCACGAATCGGCTTCGGCGCCTTTAGCTTCAACGGACCAGGCCCACCAGTCGCGTCCCGGGCTCGCGATCCTGTCCAACGGCAATCCGCAAATGCTCGACATCGCAGTGAAGAGCGCCGGCATGACCGGCCTCTTCGACCACGTGCTGTCCGTCGACGCCGTGCGCGCCTACAAGCCCTCGCCCGCCGCCTACGCGCTCGGCACACAAGCCTTCGATGCGCCACGGCGCGAGATCGTCTTCGTGTCGTCGAACGGTTGGGACGTGGCCGGCGCCACATGGTTTGGCTTCACCACTTTCTGGCTCAACCGGCTGAATGCACCGGTCGAAGAACTGGGCGTCGTTCCGCATGGGACGGGCGCAAGCATGAGCGAGCTGCCCGCCTTTCTCACCACCCTCGCGTCCTGCGTCAAAACCGCTGGCAACCGCACGCGCCACAGCCCTGGCGCATGA
- the aceB gene encoding malate synthase A yields MANPQSSHASLQLPQGMDISADIKPGYEAVLTREALELVAALHRTFEPRRRELLEARAERSKRLDAGERPDFLASTKSIREGDWTIAPLPQDLQCRRVEITGPVERKMIINALNSGADSYMTDFEDSNAPSWDNQITGHINLKEAVRRTISLEQNGKTYKLNDKIATLIVRPRGWHLDEKHVTVDGKRVSGGIFDFALFMVHNAKEQVARGTAPYFYLPKMESHLEARLWNDIFVAAQEAVGVPRGTIRATVLIETIVAAFEMDEILYELRDHSSGLNAGRWDYIFSAIKKFKADRDFCLADRSQITMTSPFMRAYALLLLKTCHRRNAPAIGGMSALIPIKNDPAANDKAMGGVRSDKARDAGDGYDGGWVAHPGLVPIAMEEFVKVLGDKPNQIGKQREDVLVTATDLLDFRPETPITEAGLRNNINVGIHYLGAWLAGNGCVPIHNLMEDAATAEISRSQVWQWIRSPKGKLEDGRKVTAELVRELSALELDKVKQAVGGDTKPYDRAAHIFEEMSTSERFTDFLTLPLYEEI; encoded by the coding sequence ATGGCGAACCCGCAGTCATCGCACGCATCATTGCAGTTGCCGCAAGGCATGGACATCTCGGCCGACATCAAGCCGGGCTACGAAGCGGTTCTCACGCGCGAAGCGCTCGAACTCGTCGCGGCACTGCATCGCACGTTCGAGCCGCGTCGGCGGGAACTGCTGGAGGCGCGCGCGGAGCGCTCGAAGCGTCTCGACGCGGGTGAACGGCCTGACTTTCTCGCGTCAACGAAAAGCATTCGGGAAGGCGACTGGACCATCGCGCCGCTGCCGCAGGACCTGCAATGTCGGCGTGTCGAAATCACGGGCCCGGTCGAGCGCAAGATGATCATCAACGCGCTGAACTCGGGCGCGGATTCGTACATGACCGACTTCGAGGATTCGAACGCGCCGAGCTGGGATAACCAGATCACCGGCCATATCAATCTGAAGGAAGCCGTGCGCCGCACGATTTCGCTGGAACAGAATGGCAAGACCTACAAGCTGAACGACAAGATCGCGACGCTGATTGTGCGTCCGCGCGGCTGGCATCTGGATGAGAAGCACGTGACCGTAGACGGCAAGCGTGTGTCCGGCGGCATCTTCGACTTTGCGCTTTTCATGGTCCACAACGCGAAGGAACAGGTCGCGCGCGGCACGGCGCCCTATTTCTATCTGCCGAAGATGGAAAGCCATCTGGAAGCGCGCCTGTGGAACGACATTTTCGTCGCCGCGCAGGAAGCGGTCGGCGTACCGCGCGGCACGATTCGCGCAACGGTGCTGATCGAGACGATCGTCGCCGCATTCGAGATGGATGAAATCCTGTACGAGTTGCGCGACCATAGCTCGGGCCTGAATGCAGGCCGCTGGGACTACATCTTTTCGGCCATCAAGAAGTTCAAGGCAGACCGCGATTTCTGCCTCGCCGACCGCTCGCAGATCACGATGACGTCGCCGTTCATGCGCGCTTATGCGCTGCTGTTGCTAAAGACCTGCCACCGCCGCAATGCGCCCGCGATCGGCGGCATGAGCGCGCTGATCCCGATCAAGAACGATCCCGCCGCGAACGACAAAGCAATGGGCGGCGTGCGCTCGGACAAGGCGCGCGACGCCGGCGACGGTTACGACGGCGGCTGGGTCGCGCACCCGGGCCTCGTGCCGATCGCGATGGAAGAGTTCGTCAAGGTGCTCGGCGACAAGCCGAACCAGATCGGCAAGCAGCGCGAAGACGTGCTCGTGACCGCCACCGATCTGCTGGACTTCCGCCCGGAAACGCCGATCACCGAAGCGGGCTTGCGCAACAACATCAACGTTGGGATTCATTACCTCGGCGCGTGGCTCGCGGGCAATGGCTGCGTGCCGATCCACAATCTGATGGAAGACGCGGCCACGGCGGAGATCTCGCGCTCGCAGGTGTGGCAGTGGATTCGCTCGCCGAAGGGCAAGCTCGAGGACGGCCGCAAGGTCACGGCTGAACTGGTGCGGGAACTGTCGGCGCTGGAACTCGACAAGGTGAAGCAGGCCGTGGGCGGTGATACGAAGCCATACGACCGCGCTGCGCACATTTTCGAAGAGATGTCGACCTCGGAACGCTTCACCGACTTCCTGACCCTGCCGCTGTACGAAGAAATCTGA
- a CDS encoding gamma-glutamylcyclotransferase family protein: MQTVFVYGTLRAGEVNDISEAAARNDIAAPNLLGTATVRGHLFDFGSYPGLVVDEAGVDVIGDVYEIEDALVAVLDEIEAVYPGVEDLFLAREVMLKVDGNVLNCRFYPITPNAAKGLPEIRCGDWIEYRTSR, from the coding sequence ATGCAGACGGTTTTTGTATACGGCACGCTGCGGGCCGGCGAAGTGAACGACATCAGCGAGGCGGCGGCGCGCAACGATATTGCCGCACCGAATCTGCTCGGCACGGCTACGGTGCGCGGCCACCTGTTCGACTTCGGGTCATATCCCGGTCTCGTGGTCGACGAAGCGGGCGTCGACGTGATCGGCGACGTCTACGAAATAGAGGACGCGCTCGTCGCCGTGCTCGATGAAATCGAAGCGGTCTATCCCGGCGTCGAAGATCTGTTCCTCGCGCGCGAAGTGATGTTGAAGGTGGACGGCAACGTGCTGAACTGCCGCTTTTATCCGATCACGCCGAATGCCGCCAAAGGTCTGCCCGAAATCCGCTGCGGCGACTGGATCGAATACCGCACGTCGCGCTAG
- the rraA gene encoding ribonuclease E activity regulator RraA translates to MSFATADLCDAHEDQLALGTLRVLEPVFHLFSRSECFSGEAVTLKVFEDNALVRATLEQNGAGRVLVVDAGGSLRCALVGANLAQIAEQNGWAGIVLNGCVRDTLELNDMNVGIAAVATCPRRGQRLGAGERDVPVQLPGALVRPGEWIYADIDGVLVASAALI, encoded by the coding sequence ATGAGTTTTGCCACCGCCGACCTGTGCGACGCACACGAGGACCAACTGGCGCTCGGCACGCTGCGCGTGCTCGAACCGGTGTTTCATCTCTTTAGCCGCAGCGAGTGTTTCAGCGGCGAAGCGGTCACGCTCAAGGTATTCGAAGACAACGCACTCGTGCGCGCCACGCTCGAACAGAACGGCGCGGGCCGCGTGCTCGTGGTGGATGCCGGCGGCAGTCTGCGCTGCGCGCTGGTGGGCGCGAACCTTGCCCAGATCGCGGAGCAGAACGGCTGGGCGGGTATCGTGCTGAACGGCTGTGTGCGCGACACGCTTGAACTCAACGACATGAACGTCGGCATAGCGGCCGTGGCAACCTGTCCGCGCCGCGGCCAGCGGCTCGGTGCGGGCGAGCGTGACGTGCCGGTGCAATTGCCAGGCGCGCTGGTGCGTCCTGGCGAATGGATCTACGCGGACATCGACGGTGTGCTGGTGGCCAGCGCGGCGCTGATCTAG
- a CDS encoding helix-turn-helix transcriptional regulator — translation MSSSVETDSSGSVHVADIPLEFQPTDTHPIRVRSRQMPSGWRIARHTHAWAQVAYASRGVLRVATTGTTWMVPPSRAIWVPPHVTHEVFAVEDAFLRTLYITENKVPEALDTPRVVEVSDLLREVIAALDTPGISTTRENLLGALALDELTRSQPLPLSVPMPSEKRLRALCEAVIADPTHAGSLEQWASSVGASTRTIARLFRQELGVSFSQWRQQAILARAIPLLSQGRPLSKVAQELGYQSQSAFSAMFRRAFGASPRAFIERGSEHRAESGHRESIEISDDESAHRHSEASDH, via the coding sequence ATGAGTTCGTCCGTAGAAACAGATTCGTCCGGCTCGGTTCATGTCGCCGACATTCCGCTGGAGTTCCAGCCGACCGACACGCATCCGATACGCGTGCGCTCGCGGCAGATGCCGTCCGGCTGGCGTATCGCGCGCCACACGCATGCGTGGGCACAGGTCGCCTATGCGTCGCGCGGCGTGCTGCGGGTTGCGACGACAGGCACGACATGGATGGTGCCGCCCTCGCGCGCCATCTGGGTGCCGCCGCACGTGACACATGAAGTGTTCGCCGTCGAGGATGCGTTCCTGCGCACGCTTTACATCACCGAAAACAAGGTGCCGGAGGCACTGGACACACCGCGCGTGGTGGAAGTGTCGGATCTGCTGCGCGAAGTGATCGCCGCGCTCGACACGCCCGGCATTTCGACGACGCGCGAAAATTTGCTCGGCGCGCTCGCGCTCGATGAACTGACGCGCTCGCAGCCTTTGCCGCTTTCCGTGCCGATGCCCAGCGAAAAGCGTCTGCGCGCGCTCTGCGAGGCGGTGATCGCCGACCCGACGCACGCGGGGTCGCTCGAACAATGGGCGTCGAGCGTCGGCGCAAGTACGCGGACCATTGCGCGGCTGTTTCGTCAGGAGTTGGGCGTGAGTTTCTCACAGTGGCGACAGCAGGCGATTCTGGCGCGCGCTATTCCGCTGTTGAGCCAGGGCCGGCCGCTGTCGAAAGTCGCACAGGAGTTGGGCTATCAGAGTCAGAGTGCGTTTTCCGCGATGTTCCGGCGCGCGTTCGGTGCGAGCCCTCGGGCGTTTATTGAGCGGGGCTCAGAACATCGCGCGGAAAGCGGCCATCGCGAAAGCATCGAGATTTCCGATGATGAATCAGCGCACCGGCACAGCGAGGCATCCGATCACTGA
- a CDS encoding GNAT family N-acetyltransferase encodes MFDPTEAPLPFHLRQASMDDFEFAEALTRNNMGGYYRRHHLVWRADLFLGSWRESENFILQLDDGTPIGVLRITQEGDSLHIRDVQIAEGHRRLGAGTYMLDVSHQWARERGLRELQLRVFVDNPAARLYQRKGYKLAGPRLAQLGAIRHLARRV; translated from the coding sequence ATGTTCGATCCAACCGAAGCTCCGTTACCGTTTCATCTGCGTCAAGCCAGCATGGACGATTTCGAGTTCGCCGAGGCGCTGACTCGCAACAATATGGGCGGCTACTACCGTCGACATCATCTCGTGTGGCGCGCCGATCTTTTTCTCGGCAGCTGGCGTGAGTCCGAAAATTTTATTCTTCAACTGGACGACGGCACGCCCATCGGCGTGCTGCGCATCACGCAGGAAGGCGACTCGCTGCACATCCGCGACGTGCAGATCGCCGAAGGGCACCGCCGGCTCGGCGCCGGCACATATATGCTCGACGTGTCACACCAATGGGCGCGCGAACGCGGGTTGCGCGAGTTGCAACTGCGCGTGTTCGTCGACAACCCGGCTGCGCGACTCTACCAGCGCAAAGGCTACAAGCTGGCCGGCCCACGTCTGGCGCAGCTTGGCGCGATACGTCATCTGGCGCGGCGCGTCTGA
- the gltX gene encoding glutamate--tRNA ligase: MTTSVRTRFAPSPTGFIHLGNIRSALYPWAFARKMKGTFVLRIEDTDVERSTTQSVDAILEGMEWLGLNFDEGPFYQMQRMDRYREVLRQMQDAGLVYPCYMSTEELDALRERQREAGEKPRYDGTWRPEPGKVLPEPPAGVQPVLRFRNPLTGVVAWDDAVKGRIEISNEELDDLVIARPDGTPTYNFCVVVDDLDMRITHVIRGDDHVNNTPRQINILRALGGEPPVYAHLPTVLNEQGEKMSKRHGAMSVMGYRDAGYLPEAVVNYLARLGWSHGDAEIFTREQFVEWFDLEHLGKSPAQYDHDKLNWLNAHYIKEADNARLAGLVRPFFAELGIDEAAIAQGADLVAVVGLLKDRASTVKEIAENAAMFYRTPAPDAESLAQHVTDAVRPALAELASALKTVEWNKEAIAAALKATLTAHKLKMPQLAMPVRLLVAGTTHTPSIDSVLMLFGRDVVVNRIQKA, translated from the coding sequence ATGACCACCTCCGTTCGTACCCGTTTCGCACCGAGTCCCACCGGCTTCATCCACCTCGGCAACATTCGCTCCGCGCTGTATCCGTGGGCGTTCGCGCGCAAGATGAAAGGGACTTTCGTGCTGCGGATCGAGGACACCGACGTTGAGCGCTCCACCACGCAGTCCGTCGACGCGATACTGGAAGGCATGGAGTGGCTCGGCCTGAATTTCGACGAAGGTCCGTTCTACCAGATGCAGCGCATGGACCGTTACCGCGAAGTGCTCAGGCAGATGCAGGACGCGGGGCTCGTGTACCCGTGCTACATGTCGACGGAAGAACTCGACGCACTGCGCGAACGTCAGCGTGAAGCCGGCGAGAAGCCGCGTTACGATGGCACGTGGCGCCCCGAGCCGGGCAAGGTTCTGCCGGAGCCGCCTGCCGGCGTGCAGCCCGTTCTGCGTTTCCGCAACCCGTTGACCGGCGTGGTCGCGTGGGACGACGCCGTGAAAGGCCGCATCGAGATCTCGAATGAAGAACTCGACGACCTCGTGATCGCGCGCCCGGACGGCACGCCTACCTACAACTTCTGCGTGGTGGTCGACGATCTGGACATGCGCATCACGCACGTGATTCGCGGCGACGATCACGTGAACAACACGCCGCGTCAGATCAACATTTTGAGGGCGCTCGGCGGCGAGCCGCCGGTCTATGCGCACTTGCCGACCGTGCTGAACGAGCAGGGCGAGAAGATGAGCAAGCGTCATGGGGCGATGAGCGTCATGGGTTATCGCGATGCCGGCTATCTGCCCGAAGCCGTGGTCAATTATCTGGCGCGCCTCGGTTGGTCACATGGCGACGCGGAGATTTTCACGCGCGAACAGTTCGTCGAATGGTTCGATCTGGAGCATCTGGGTAAGTCGCCCGCCCAGTACGATCATGACAAGCTCAACTGGCTGAACGCGCACTACATCAAGGAAGCCGACAACGCGCGGCTCGCCGGGCTGGTGCGGCCGTTCTTCGCGGAACTCGGGATCGACGAGGCCGCGATTGCGCAAGGGGCGGATCTGGTCGCCGTGGTGGGCTTGCTGAAAGACCGTGCATCGACGGTGAAGGAGATCGCGGAGAATGCCGCGATGTTCTATCGCACGCCAGCGCCTGACGCGGAATCGCTCGCGCAACATGTGACCGACGCCGTGCGTCCGGCGCTGGCCGAACTGGCCAGTGCGCTCAAGACCGTCGAATGGAACAAGGAAGCGATCGCCGCTGCGTTGAAGGCAACGCTCACCGCGCACAAGCTGAAAATGCCGCAACTGGCCATGCCGGTTCGGCTACTGGTGGCGGGCACCACGCATACGCCGTCGATCGACAGCGTATTGATGCTGTTCGGTCGCGACGTGGTAGTGAATCGAATCCAGAAAGCGTAA
- a CDS encoding patatin-like phospholipase family protein: MKSSSPRIARRQFSLAAASAAASAVLAACTTTTGGRTDSTSAVATAPTNPPPLERLQRPLRVALALGGGAARGFAHIGVIKALEARNIQIDLVAGTSAGSVVGALYASGMNGFALNKLALTMDEASISDWAMPFRARGFLQGIALQNYLNTTLNNRPIEKMAKPLGVVATDLNTGQPILFQRGNTGVAVRASCSVPSIFEPVKIGGHEYVDGGLVSPVPASFARKMGADFVIAVDISQRPESGLTASSFDVLMQTFTIMGQTIKAYELDKYADVVIRPNLAAMSGSDFSQRNAAILAGEEAAAKMMPELQRKLAASRAAASPST, encoded by the coding sequence TTGAAATCGTCATCCCCTCGCATTGCCCGTCGCCAGTTTTCGCTGGCGGCCGCCTCTGCCGCCGCGTCGGCCGTGCTTGCCGCGTGCACCACGACCACCGGCGGCAGAACTGACAGCACATCGGCTGTCGCCACCGCGCCGACGAATCCGCCGCCGCTGGAAAGGCTTCAGCGTCCACTACGCGTGGCGCTCGCGCTAGGCGGCGGCGCAGCGCGCGGCTTCGCGCACATCGGCGTGATCAAGGCGCTCGAAGCGCGCAATATCCAGATCGATCTCGTGGCCGGCACCAGCGCGGGTTCAGTGGTCGGCGCGCTGTATGCGTCCGGCATGAACGGCTTTGCGCTGAACAAGCTTGCGCTCACGATGGACGAAGCATCGATCAGCGACTGGGCCATGCCGTTTCGCGCGCGCGGTTTCCTGCAGGGCATCGCGCTGCAGAACTACCTGAACACGACGTTGAACAACCGTCCGATCGAGAAAATGGCGAAGCCGCTCGGCGTGGTCGCGACCGATCTGAACACCGGCCAGCCAATCCTGTTTCAGCGCGGCAATACTGGCGTAGCGGTGCGCGCGTCGTGCAGCGTGCCGTCCATTTTCGAACCGGTGAAGATTGGCGGCCATGAATACGTGGACGGCGGCCTCGTAAGCCCGGTGCCGGCGTCATTCGCACGCAAGATGGGCGCGGATTTCGTGATCGCCGTGGACATCTCGCAGCGTCCCGAGAGCGGCTTGACCGCCAGTTCGTTCGACGTGCTGATGCAGACCTTCACGATCATGGGCCAGACGATCAAAGCATACGAACTCGACAAATACGCAGACGTGGTCATTCGTCCGAATCTGGCCGCCATGAGCGGCAGCGATTTTTCCCAACGCAATGCCGCGATCCTGGCAGGCGAAGAAGCGGCGGCCAAGATGATGCCGGAGTTGCAGCGCAAGCTGGCAGCGAGCCGCGCCGCAGCATCACCCTCCACGTAA
- a CDS encoding C40 family peptidase has translation MQHRNLTQACTRVAAGMFIGVLMAAAPGAFADESSSFNQNAAYSPLPGSNSLSSPVTQAAAPASDSSAKSFLSGMAGKAGDVVVGALNMIGVRYRWGGNTPDSGLDCSGFVRYVFQDTLGMALPRRAEEMSRVGEKVRVSDLKPGDLVFFNTMRRTFSHVGIYIGDNKFVHSPSTGSTIRVDDLDNGYWEKRFTGARRIETSYQEGEDLRKRVNATIGGNQ, from the coding sequence ATGCAGCACAGAAACCTGACCCAGGCTTGCACGCGCGTCGCCGCCGGGATGTTCATTGGCGTCTTGATGGCAGCAGCTCCCGGCGCTTTCGCCGACGAATCAAGCAGTTTCAATCAGAATGCCGCCTATTCGCCCCTTCCCGGGTCGAATTCGTTGTCCTCTCCCGTCACACAGGCAGCCGCTCCGGCTAGCGACAGCAGCGCAAAGTCTTTCCTGTCCGGCATGGCTGGCAAGGCAGGCGACGTGGTCGTAGGCGCGCTGAACATGATCGGCGTCCGCTACCGTTGGGGTGGCAATACTCCTGATTCTGGTCTCGATTGCAGCGGCTTTGTCCGCTACGTGTTTCAGGACACGCTGGGCATGGCGCTGCCGCGCCGCGCCGAGGAGATGAGCCGCGTCGGCGAAAAGGTTCGCGTGAGCGATCTGAAGCCGGGCGATCTCGTGTTCTTCAATACGATGCGCCGGACGTTCTCACACGTCGGCATCTACATCGGCGACAACAAGTTCGTGCATTCGCCTTCCACGGGCAGCACGATCCGCGTCGACGATCTGGATAACGGGTACTGGGAAAAGCGCTTCACTGGCGCACGCCGGATCGAGACCTCGTATCAGGAGGGTGAAGACCTGCGCAAGCGTGTGAACGCGACGATCGGCGGCAATCAGTAG